The nucleotide window TCGGATAAATACCCCAACTACTATCATCTGCAAACCATGCTGACATTAAAAGGAGAAGAACTCGTGTATAACACCACTCTAATGCTCGTAAAGAGTATTGATCTTTCTTCGAATATTTTGGAAGGTGAAATCCCTCAAGAGATAGGTAGCCTCATTAATTTGAGTACCTTGAACTTGTCGAGGAATCAATTGACAGGTAAGATCCCTTCTGAGGTTGGAAATTTGCTTGGACTCGAATCTCTTGATCTTTCACACAACCATCTTTCGGGACATATTCCTCAAAGCCTTGCATCCTTAACATTTTTGTCCCATTTGAATTTGTCTTATAGCAACTTGGTGGGGAGAATTCCTTCAGGTAACCAACTTCAAACACTCACTGATTCATCCATTTATATAGACAATCCATCATTGTGTGGGGTTCCTTTTCCGACAAAATGCCCCAGAGATGACACGTTTATTGCTACAAACAGTAATGAAGATGGAAATGATAAGTTGTGGTTCTATGTGAGCATAGTGCTTGGCTTTGTCGTAGGTTTTTGGGGTGTTTGCGGCACATTAATCGTGAAGAAATTATGGAGGTATACATATTTTTGATTCGTTGATGACATCAAAGATAAGGTAACACTAGCAATAGCATTGAAAGTGGCTCATTTGCAAAGGAAATTTTGTCATGTGTAATATAGTATATGACGTGTTtccgtcttcttcttcttttttttcttttttgcttatgTGATACTTGCACGCTATAAAATTAGTGTTTCCATGTATCAATTATATTAGCGGTATGAATAAAAGCCAACACTAATTTACTAGGAGGAATGCTAAGGAGAAATATGATCCCGCGTTGACAAGGAGACTATTAATTATTATCACACAATCATGTAACCTGTAAATGTACTTGGATGTTAAAATAAACTTATCATGACTCTTACTTATGTTTTTTCAAAGAGAAATGAGGATTACAAGATAACTATTTTAGAGTACTAATATTCTCCctaaatatatattggaacTTTGTTCTTCATCtttgttattatttgaaatatatatcatttgaCTTTTAGTGAAACTGTAATTTGACAAGTATAGGTGTTTGGTATTGTTTTCTCTAGTTTTAATCTTTGTATGGAGATGCATTCTGAGGTGGAAAACTCGTCTCGTCCCCTTGACTGTGTtgtgtgaaaaataaaaataaaaactaaatgtaccattgagttttttttttaatggattgTGTCATCACAAATATGAATTCGAAGATGAACAAAAACGATTTTGGTGGTAAAATTCCTTTCTCCTTGCAAAATTTCTCCTCATTGTGAATGATTGATCTTGGTGACGACATTTATGGGAAAGATACCTTCAAACATATATGGGTTTTCTCTGCTTCGGCTAGGAAACACATATATCCCCACCAATTGTGAAATCTTTGATGGATCAAAGATAAGTTAACACTGGCGATTATTGAATTGAAGTTGGCTTGTTTGCCAATGAAAACTTGGTACCAAGTTcgtatatgtatttatttatctggAAGGTGAAATCCCTCAAGAAATAGGTAGCCTCATTGTATTGGGTACCTTGAACTTGTCGAGGAATCAATTGACAGGTGACATCTCCTCCAACGTTGGAAATTTGTGTGTGCTCGAATCTCTTGATCTCTCGCACAACCATCTTTCAAGACATATTCCTCAGAGCCTTGCATCCTTAACATTTTTGTCCCACTTGAATTTGtcttaaaacaaactctgTGGGGAGAATTCCTTTGGGCAATCAACTCCAAACACTCATTGATTCATCCATTTATATGGAGAATCCATCTTTGTGTGGAGTTCCTCTTCCAACAAAATGCCCCGGAGATGAGACTTTTACTGCTACATATGCAAAAACCCACTGATGAAGATGGAAATAATAAGTTGTGGTTTTATGTCAATATAGTACTTGACTTTGTCGTGGGCTTTTGGGACGTTTGTGGCACATTAATGGTAAAGTAATTATGGAGGTATGCCTATTTGCAATCATTTGACAACATCAAGGATAAGATGACACTATCAATTGCGTTGAAGGCGGCCGTTTGCAAAGGAGATTTCGTGATGTTTAGTAGTGCACAATAATTTAaccagaaataaaaagaagtgATGCTTTCTATACACGCGTGTTTTGTTATTGAAGATATCAAAACtcaattgttttcttattGAAGATATCACTCATACCTCTATGTTAAGCCCCCACTTATGATATTCAAATTAGTCTAGCTTTTTCATCCGGATTCATTTCAACTCCAATtcgaatttgatttgaaacaAAATTCTTGAAGTCTTGAGCTCTacacaaataaatcaaatataaagTCACAAAAACTCTTGTACCTAATTAGATAACTAAACTCAAATACAACCACTTGCACTTGCAGCAGACAAATCCCCCAGGCAAAGCAATTCTTTAGACGACTGTCTTTCTTGGGGTCCAGTAGGAGCACGTCCTGTTTACTATCTGGCTACCACACCTTTACTAGTTTGAATTAGCCCTGGCTTCCTTTAGGCTCTACAATCCAAATACATTAGAAAAATTAGTCTTTCAGCAAAGACCAGACCAATTTCATCACTTAAGATTGATAAAAAGCGGCAAGATTGATGACAAACCAGCCGTTTGAATGATCTACTTTGAGAAGCATTCTTTGCATTCTCCATACCAGGCTTAGCACGATCAAGAgcctgagaaaaaaaaaaagttaaaaaaaaagatatttatCTCAAAGCTATTGTTCACAGTACAACCCaggtaaaatataaagaaaccaGGATAAGCATGCTGCATCTTGTCAACTCACCGTTTCATGTCGTGGTTCataaaaactttttaaaatcTCAAGTTAATCATGCATTTGGGGACTAACAATAGTCctcatttaattt belongs to Prunus persica cultivar Lovell chromosome G4, Prunus_persica_NCBIv2, whole genome shotgun sequence and includes:
- the LOC18780814 gene encoding leucine-rich repeat receptor-like serine/threonine-protein kinase At1g17230, with the protein product MPKLVELFLSENDLNGTLPHSICNMQNLTALSLRSNHFSGELPHAWNSGSMISIVDAAYNNLCGNIPTSMGLLSYLQILKLNNNNFDGKILDSLQNFSILLSIDVGGNKLSRRLPAWIGGSGGSMLHMLQLRNNSFTGHIPRQLCNLSYLHILDLSHNNFSGIIPNCFNNLTSLFRDVSDKYPNYYHLQTMLTLKGEELVYNTTLMLVKSIDLSSNILEGEIPQEIGSLINLSTLNLSRNQLTGKIPSEVGNLLGLESLDLSHNHLSGHIPQSLASLTFLSHLNLSYSNLVGRIPSGNQLQTLTDSSIYIDNPSLCGVPFPTKCPRDDTFIATNSNEDGNDKLWFYVSIVLGFVVGFWGVCGTLIVKKLWRYTYF